One stretch of Zootoca vivipara chromosome 8, rZooViv1.1, whole genome shotgun sequence DNA includes these proteins:
- the CXXC5 gene encoding CXXC-type zinc finger protein 5 has translation MSETGSRQDASTKAGLLEKNKNPDDSQPSVHSERRNKSGIISEPLNKSLKKSRPLSHYSTFGSTSSLSEHSEKGAPIANGNEATMDKSNSTSKHKTISDMLSKSDLSAEGQSILQQFAQSTELLKRVVQEHIPLPNDHGTGISDMEAVSAAETMNSPSDFPYLGAFPINPGLFIMTPAGVFLAESALHMAGLAEYPMQNELASAINSGKKKRKRCGLCPPCRRRINCEQCSSCRNRKTGHQICKFRKCEELKKKPSAALEKVMLPTGAAFRWFQ, from the coding sequence ATGTCCGAAACTGGCTCTCGTCAAGACGCCAGCACCAAGGCAGGCCTATTGGAAAAAAACAAGAACCCAGATGACTCTCAGCCCTCAGTCCATTCAGAAAGGAGGAACAAAAGTGGGATAATAAGCGAACCTTTGAACAAAAGTCTTAAGAAGTCCCGACCGCTCTCCCACTACTCCACTTTTGGTAGCACCAGCTCATTGAGTGAACATTCTGAGAAAGGGGCCCCCATAGCCAACGGCAATGAAGCTACTATGGATAAAAGCAATTCTACCTCAAAGCACAAAACCATCTCCGACATGCTGAGCAAGTCAGATCTTTCTGCAGAAGGACAGAGCATCTTGCAACAGTTTGCTCAGTCGACGGAGCTGCTCAAAAGAGTAGTCCAGGAGCACATCCCCCTGCCTAATGACCACGGGACGGGCATCTCAGACATGGAAGCTGTCTCGGCTGCAGAGACAATGAACAGCCCATCTGATTTTCCTTACCTGGGGGCTTTCCCTATCAACCCTGGCCTTTTCATCATGACCCCTGCTGGCGTGTTTCTGGCAGAGAGCGCGCTCCATATGGCCGGCTTAGCAGAGTACCCAATGCAGAACGAATTGGCATCTGCCATCAATTCAGGGAAAAAGAAACGGAAACGGTGTGGCTTGTGTCCTCCTTGCAGAAGACGGATAAATTGCGAGCAGTGCAGCAGTTGTAGGAACCGTAAAACTGGCCACCAGATTTGCAAATTCCGAAAATGTGAGGAACTTAAAAAGAAGCCTTCTGCTGCACTGGAG